In Nitrospiria bacterium, a single window of DNA contains:
- the rpsT gene encoding 30S ribosomal protein S20: protein MAIHRSALKRERQINTRRERNRSVLSTLKTLIKKVHSAIDQKKVDDAQLCLVTVSSALGKAVSKGYVHRNTAARKVSRLTLKVNSLKGIEKKGTGSSGKNKKKEA from the coding sequence GTGGCAATTCATCGATCAGCTTTAAAACGTGAGCGGCAAATAAATACAAGGCGGGAGCGGAATCGGTCTGTACTTTCGACCTTAAAAACATTAATTAAAAAGGTCCATTCTGCCATTGACCAGAAAAAAGTAGACGACGCCCAGCTTTGTCTTGTCACTGTTTCTTCCGCTCTGGGTAAAGCGGTGTCTAAAGGGTATGTTCATCGAAACACAGCAGCTCGAAAGGTTTCACGGTTAACGCTCAAGGTCAATTCCCTCAAAGGGATTGAAAAAAAAGGAACCGGTTCATCTGGGAAAAACAAAAAGAAGGAAGCCTAA
- the holA gene encoding DNA polymerase III subunit delta, translated as MTKLKNPLLKFTDFFKSVDHSPPLPIYFFNGEGPFFIQKGLNLLKKKFAGSPSDQLNFQTFFGHEVSANDLVNACQTFPFLSEKRIVILKGLDKMPSGEQEKLVSYLQNPSPSTFLLITAEKIDLRKKICQAIQAHGAIVSCTPPYESQIPFWIKKMAESINLGLSDEAIIELKEQLGNDLLKIQTELEKISLYHLGKKETLNRDDITVVLVGEKEHSIFDLTRAIGQKDFETAMKTLKRVLENGDHPLMVLTFLIRQFRLIWKTKDLFSNGVPKEEISKKLGVHPFYGQTLQNQARLYSEEKLQESFMMFKEADAALKESFHNPRFFLERLIFFLCQPTKNFSTRGGKT; from the coding sequence ATGACTAAATTAAAGAACCCTTTATTAAAATTCACTGATTTCTTTAAATCCGTCGATCATTCTCCTCCTCTTCCCATTTATTTTTTTAACGGTGAGGGGCCTTTTTTTATCCAAAAAGGACTCAACCTTTTAAAGAAAAAGTTTGCAGGCTCACCTTCAGATCAATTGAATTTTCAAACTTTTTTTGGACACGAGGTTTCAGCCAACGACCTGGTGAACGCCTGCCAAACATTCCCTTTCCTTTCAGAAAAAAGAATCGTGATTTTAAAGGGTTTAGACAAAATGCCATCGGGGGAACAGGAAAAACTGGTTTCCTATCTTCAAAACCCCTCACCCTCAACTTTCCTTCTTATCACCGCTGAAAAAATTGATCTTAGAAAAAAAATCTGCCAGGCCATTCAAGCTCATGGAGCCATTGTTTCCTGCACTCCTCCTTATGAATCCCAAATCCCTTTTTGGATTAAAAAAATGGCGGAATCGATTAACCTGGGTTTATCAGACGAGGCTATAATCGAACTGAAGGAACAACTGGGAAATGATCTCTTAAAAATCCAAACGGAGTTAGAAAAAATTTCTCTCTATCACCTGGGGAAAAAAGAAACATTGAACAGGGATGATATTACGGTTGTTTTAGTAGGGGAAAAAGAACATTCCATTTTTGATCTCACCCGTGCCATTGGACAAAAAGATTTTGAAACAGCAATGAAAACCTTAAAAAGGGTTTTGGAAAATGGGGACCATCCATTGATGGTCTTAACCTTTTTGATCAGGCAATTCCGGTTAATTTGGAAAACCAAAGATTTGTTTTCTAACGGAGTCCCAAAAGAGGAAATTTCCAAAAAACTTGGCGTTCATCCCTTTTATGGGCAGACCTTGCAAAATCAAGCCCGACTTTATTCGGAAGAGAAACTTCAGGAAAGTTTTATGATGTTTAAAGAGGCAGACGCGGCATTAAAGGAAAGTTTTCATAACCCCCGTTTCTTCCTTGAACGGCTCATTTTTTTTCTGTGTCAGCCGACAAAAAACTTTTCCACCAGAGGGGGGAAAACATAG
- the lptE gene encoding LPS assembly lipoprotein LptE, protein MRTLSFENGCFLSFLIALGFSFWVSGCSYTVVGINPSQNFLSKRTIHFPILSNATSEPLIEERLSQLISQELLTDHRIRLVNGSQEADTILKGEITSFGETTLSFDPFQNSLEVRVSVNFNLSLESLQDEEISWETQGFQTSAEYITTNDTAATRVAKDRALREIGKNIAQTIIFQIF, encoded by the coding sequence TTGCGAACCCTCTCTTTTGAGAATGGCTGTTTTCTTTCTTTTTTAATCGCCTTGGGTTTTTCTTTTTGGGTTTCAGGTTGCAGTTATACCGTTGTAGGAATAAACCCTTCCCAAAATTTCCTGTCTAAGAGGACCATTCACTTTCCCATTTTGTCTAATGCCACTTCCGAACCCCTTATTGAGGAACGCCTCTCTCAATTGATTTCCCAAGAACTTTTAACGGACCACCGCATTCGGTTGGTTAACGGGTCCCAAGAAGCCGATACCATCCTAAAAGGGGAAATTACCTCATTCGGGGAAACGACCCTCTCTTTCGATCCTTTCCAAAATTCTTTGGAGGTTCGTGTTTCTGTAAACTTTAATTTATCATTGGAATCGTTACAGGATGAGGAAATTTCCTGGGAAACCCAAGGATTTCAAACTTCAGCAGAATACATAACCACCAACGACACGGCAGCCACTCGGGTAGCCAAAGACCGGGCCCTTCGGGAGATTGGGAAAAATATCGCCCAAACCATAATTTTTCAAATTTTTTGA
- the leuS gene encoding leucine--tRNA ligase, with protein MTVSHYNHKTIEEKWQGYWFDQKIFQVNEKSPKPVFYCLEMFPYPSGKIHMGHVRNYTLGDVIARYKKMQGFEVLHPIGWDAFGLPAENAAIERKVHPSYWTKENIDHMRIQLKRIGLSYDWEREINTSSPDFYRWNQWFFLKMYDKGLAYKKRSPVNWCPSCETVLANEQVIEGACWRCDQAVEQKELEQWFFKITAFAEELLQGCNELKGWPERVLTMQRNWIGKSVGVEVNFPLVEFDDAIRVFTTRPDTLYGATFISLAPDHPMVEKIIQGKPEAQRVEGFVKRVKNQDKKLRTADELEKEGVFTGSYALNPLTQKPIPIWVANFVLMEYGTGAIMAVPAHDQRDFEFARKYKLPIRVVIQDPKKLLRADQMDKAYTEETGELIESESFTGLSPSQAQEKIALFLDDQNLGKQTINYRLRDWGISRQRYWGTPIPILYCDNCGVVPVPYDQLPVKLPLNPLLTGTGKSPLSEDKDFLRAQCPKCHQGATRETDTMDTFVDSSWYFLRYLSPKMDHGPFDANKANRWMPVHQYIGGIEHAVLHLLYARFFTRVTRDFGLLREGEPFSNLLTQGMVVKESYFCPQHGYLFPKEVSQGNKCSKCQQPIEIGRIEKMSKSKKNVIEPDDLIKKYGADTSRLFSLFAAPPEKDLEWNDQGVEGAFRFLQKIHRMVNQFQELKTQKEEVGEKPTQTLPSSDMERGLYRKTHQTIKKVTEDIERDFHFNTAVAALMEFSNAISQYLSQKKEKDEETDLGVLSLAIKTLVILLNPFAPHLSEEMWQLLGNPPSVNQVSWPTFQKEALQEDLITIVIQINGKLRVKIDLPPDTHEDEVKKRVLQNTKVKDFVEGKSIKKLIYVPKRLVNIVI; from the coding sequence GTGACAGTCTCTCACTACAATCACAAAACCATAGAAGAAAAATGGCAGGGGTATTGGTTTGACCAGAAAATTTTTCAGGTTAATGAAAAATCCCCTAAACCGGTTTTTTATTGCTTAGAAATGTTTCCCTACCCATCCGGCAAGATTCATATGGGCCATGTCCGAAACTATACCCTTGGGGATGTGATCGCCCGCTATAAAAAAATGCAGGGATTTGAAGTCCTTCATCCCATCGGTTGGGATGCCTTTGGGCTTCCTGCAGAAAATGCCGCGATTGAACGGAAGGTTCACCCCTCCTATTGGACAAAAGAAAACATCGATCACATGCGCATTCAGCTGAAACGGATCGGTTTATCCTACGACTGGGAACGGGAAATTAACACCTCGAGTCCTGACTTTTACCGTTGGAACCAATGGTTTTTTCTCAAGATGTACGATAAAGGGCTTGCCTATAAAAAACGGTCTCCAGTCAATTGGTGCCCTTCTTGTGAGACCGTGCTGGCCAACGAACAGGTCATTGAAGGGGCATGCTGGCGGTGCGATCAAGCCGTAGAACAAAAAGAGCTTGAGCAATGGTTTTTTAAAATAACCGCCTTCGCCGAGGAACTCTTGCAAGGGTGTAATGAACTGAAAGGTTGGCCAGAACGGGTTTTAACCATGCAGAGAAATTGGATTGGAAAAAGTGTTGGGGTGGAGGTGAATTTTCCTCTGGTTGAATTCGATGACGCCATCCGAGTTTTCACCACACGACCGGATACGTTATATGGAGCCACCTTTATTAGCCTTGCCCCTGATCATCCGATGGTTGAAAAAATCATTCAAGGAAAACCCGAAGCCCAACGGGTCGAAGGCTTTGTAAAAAGAGTGAAAAATCAGGATAAAAAATTAAGAACCGCTGATGAATTGGAAAAGGAAGGGGTTTTCACAGGAAGTTACGCCCTTAATCCCCTAACTCAAAAACCCATTCCCATTTGGGTAGCCAATTTTGTTTTAATGGAGTATGGAACCGGGGCGATCATGGCCGTCCCAGCCCATGATCAAAGGGACTTTGAATTTGCACGAAAGTACAAACTTCCCATTCGTGTTGTCATTCAAGATCCTAAAAAACTCCTCCGGGCCGATCAGATGGATAAGGCTTATACCGAAGAAACGGGTGAATTAATTGAATCAGAATCGTTCACGGGATTATCACCAAGCCAGGCTCAAGAAAAAATCGCCCTATTTTTAGATGATCAAAACCTGGGAAAACAGACCATCAACTACCGCCTCAGAGACTGGGGAATTTCCCGTCAACGGTATTGGGGAACCCCCATTCCCATCCTTTATTGCGATAACTGTGGGGTGGTTCCTGTTCCCTACGACCAACTTCCCGTGAAGCTTCCCCTCAACCCTCTATTAACAGGAACAGGAAAATCCCCTCTATCAGAGGACAAAGATTTTTTGAGAGCCCAATGCCCAAAGTGCCATCAGGGTGCAACACGGGAAACCGATACCATGGACACCTTTGTGGACTCCTCCTGGTATTTTCTTCGGTACCTTTCCCCAAAAATGGATCATGGCCCGTTTGATGCCAACAAGGCAAACCGTTGGATGCCGGTTCATCAATACATTGGTGGAATAGAACACGCAGTTTTACATCTTTTATATGCTCGTTTTTTCACGCGGGTGACCCGGGATTTCGGCCTTCTGAGGGAGGGCGAACCTTTCTCAAATCTCCTGACCCAGGGAATGGTGGTTAAAGAAAGTTATTTTTGTCCCCAGCATGGGTACCTTTTCCCGAAAGAGGTGTCCCAGGGAAATAAATGTTCTAAGTGCCAACAACCGATAGAAATCGGTCGAATCGAAAAAATGTCCAAATCGAAAAAAAACGTCATTGAACCCGATGACCTGATAAAAAAATATGGGGCCGATACCTCTCGCCTTTTTTCTCTTTTCGCAGCCCCTCCAGAGAAAGATTTAGAATGGAATGACCAGGGGGTGGAAGGAGCTTTCCGTTTTCTACAGAAAATTCACCGCATGGTAAATCAATTTCAGGAATTAAAAACTCAAAAGGAAGAAGTGGGAGAAAAACCGACCCAAACCCTTCCTTCTTCAGATATGGAGAGAGGCCTATACAGGAAAACGCACCAAACCATAAAAAAAGTCACCGAGGATATTGAACGGGATTTCCATTTTAATACAGCGGTTGCCGCTTTAATGGAATTTTCAAATGCGATATCCCAGTACCTCTCACAAAAAAAAGAAAAAGATGAAGAAACGGATTTAGGTGTGTTATCTCTCGCAATAAAAACTTTGGTGATCCTTTTAAACCCTTTCGCTCCCCATCTATCCGAAGAAATGTGGCAGTTACTTGGAAACCCACCCAGTGTCAACCAGGTTTCCTGGCCAACTTTTCAAAAGGAGGCCTTACAAGAGGATTTAATAACCATTGTGATTCAGATCAACGGAAAGCTGAGAGTTAAAATCGACCTCCCCCCTGACACCCATGAAGATGAGGTTAAAAAAAGGGTGCTCCAAAACACCAAAGTCAAAGATTTTGTTGAGGGAAAGTCAATCAAAAAACTTATTTATGTTCCAAAACGTCTGGTTAATATTGTTATTTAA